Proteins from a genomic interval of Subtercola boreus:
- a CDS encoding SCO6880 family protein codes for MTTTTATPPVTAPRTYGNWRKPQTAGLGGLGQLATIVMFVGIVAAIVASMFAGLGPALMVAGIFGAVLLTVSVKDKHGQSALGRTVVRVNWLRTKFKGANVYRSGPVGRAKWGTFQLPGLAAASQLTEWDDSHGRRFALISTPATRHFTIVLATEPDGAALVDQEQVNNQVAEYGIWLSNLGDEPGIEAASVTIETAPDTGTRLRGEVEGSMDPDAPEFARAMLTEVMQSYPVGSATIRAYIALTFSATSRIGGKRRNAAEVATDLAARIPGLTSSLASTGAGAARPLGAQELCEVIRVAYDPAAALLIDQAKAAGDTADLTWTDVGPASAEAHWDSYRHDGAVSTSWTMTSPPRGVVQSGILARLLAPHRDIARKRVTLLYRPIDPARAAALVEADLNAAQFNSTASTKPTARSTLSTRSAQATASEEASGAGLMNFGLIVTATTTDQAHEADARAAIDSLTAAARLRMRPAFGSQDSAFAAALPLGLILPRHLRIPNEVREAL; via the coding sequence ATGACCACAACAACAGCCACCCCGCCGGTCACCGCACCACGCACCTACGGCAACTGGCGGAAACCCCAAACCGCAGGATTGGGCGGGCTGGGCCAGTTGGCCACGATCGTCATGTTCGTAGGCATAGTCGCCGCGATCGTCGCGTCCATGTTCGCAGGGCTCGGCCCGGCGCTCATGGTCGCAGGCATCTTCGGCGCGGTGCTGCTCACCGTTTCAGTGAAAGACAAACACGGGCAATCAGCCCTGGGAAGGACGGTCGTCCGGGTGAATTGGCTACGCACCAAATTCAAAGGAGCAAACGTCTACCGATCCGGCCCCGTCGGCCGGGCGAAGTGGGGCACGTTCCAACTCCCTGGCCTTGCCGCCGCATCGCAGCTCACCGAGTGGGACGACTCACACGGCCGCCGGTTCGCGCTGATCAGCACCCCCGCGACCCGGCACTTCACGATCGTTCTCGCAACCGAGCCGGACGGTGCCGCTTTGGTGGATCAGGAGCAGGTCAACAACCAGGTCGCGGAATACGGCATTTGGCTCTCGAACCTCGGCGACGAACCCGGGATCGAGGCGGCATCGGTCACGATCGAGACCGCACCCGACACCGGAACCCGGCTCCGCGGAGAAGTGGAAGGGTCCATGGACCCTGACGCACCCGAGTTCGCCCGGGCGATGCTTACGGAAGTGATGCAGTCCTACCCGGTCGGGTCCGCCACGATCCGCGCCTACATCGCACTTACGTTCTCGGCAACGTCACGGATCGGTGGGAAAAGGCGAAACGCCGCAGAAGTAGCGACCGATCTCGCCGCCCGCATCCCCGGGCTCACGTCCAGTCTTGCGTCCACCGGTGCCGGTGCTGCCCGGCCGCTCGGGGCGCAGGAGCTCTGCGAAGTCATCCGGGTGGCATACGACCCGGCCGCGGCGTTGCTGATCGATCAGGCGAAAGCGGCGGGAGATACCGCGGACCTGACGTGGACGGATGTCGGGCCCGCCTCGGCAGAGGCGCACTGGGACTCGTACCGGCATGACGGGGCGGTGTCGACGTCGTGGACGATGACGAGCCCGCCTCGAGGTGTCGTGCAGTCCGGGATCCTCGCCCGCCTCCTGGCGCCGCACCGTGACATTGCGCGCAAACGCGTGACACTGCTGTACCGACCTATCGACCCGGCCCGCGCTGCAGCCTTGGTAGAGGCGGATCTGAATGCGGCGCAGTTCAACAGCACCGCCTCAACCAAACCCACCGCACGCTCGACACTCTCTACCCGCTCCGCTCAGGCGACGGCTTCGGAGGAGGCGTCTGGGGCGGGGCTGATGAACTTCGGCCTCATCGTCACCGCAACCACGACCGACCAGGCGCACGAGGCGGACGCACGCGCGGCGATTGACTCCCTGACCGCGGCGGCAAGGCTTCGGATGCGGCCAGCATTCGGGTCGCAAGACTCCGCGTTCGCGGCCGCACTCCCACTTGGGCTGATCCTGCCGCGGCATCTGCGGATCCCGAACGAAGTCAGGGAAGCGCTCTGA